Proteins found in one Triticum urartu cultivar G1812 chromosome 4, Tu2.1, whole genome shotgun sequence genomic segment:
- the LOC125552439 gene encoding inositol-tetrakisphosphate 1-kinase 2-like has product MRLHGDVSDDEEEGAVMDPALLSPSSPPAGAAAAAASRLVVGYALTKKKVKSFLQPKLLLLARKKGISFISIDETRPLSEQGPFDIILHKKTSKEWQRFLEDYHEVHPEVTVLDPPNAIEHLNNRQSMLEEVADLNLSSFYEEVCTPRQLVIMKDPSSIPTAVAMAGLTLPLVAKPLVVDGTSKSHELSLAYDEASLPMLDPPLVLQEFVNHGGILFKVYIIGEAIQVVRRFSLPDVNTYDLLNNVGIYRLPRVSCAAASADHADLDPRIAELPPRPLLEKLGRELRGRLGLRLFNIDMIRELGANDRYYIIDINYFPGYGKMPGYEHIFTDFLQSLGQNKYQRCLSGG; this is encoded by the exons ATGAGGTTGCATGGGGATGTGTCGGATGATGAAGAGGAGGGTGCGGTGATGGATCCGGCACTGCTGTCTCCGTCATCGCCGCCcgccggtgcggcggcggcggctgcgtcgAGGCTGGTGGTGGGCTACGCCCTCACGAAGAAGAAGGTTAAGAGCTTCCTCCAGCCCAAGCTGctcctgctggcgag GAAGAAAGGAATTAGTTTCATATCAATTGATGAGACTCGTCCTCTCTCAGAACAAGGCCCATTTGATATCATCTTGCACAAG AAAACTAGCAAGGAGTGGCAGCGGTTTCTGGAG GATTATCATGAAGTGCATCCAGAAGTCACTGTCCTCGACCCACCCAATGCCATTGAGCATCTGAACAATCGACAATCGATGCTTGAAGAAGTAGCAGATTTGAACCTGTCCAGTTTCTATG AAGAAGTTTGCACTCCACGCCAACTGGTCATTATGAAAGATCCGTCCTCTATaccaactgcagttgccatggcTGGGCTAACCTTGCCATTGG TTGCCAAGCCATTGGTTGTTGATGGAACATCTAAATCTCATGAGCTATCTCTGGCATACGATGAGGCGTCCTTGCCAATGCTTGATCCTCCTCTGGTACTCCAGGAATTTGTGAATCATG GTGGGATCCTCTTTAAGGTGTACATCATTGGTGAAGCTATACAGGTTGTCCGCAGGTTTTCTCTTCCTGATGTTAATACCTATGACTTACTAAACAATGTTGGCATCTATCGACTTCCAAGAGTTTCATGCGCTGCAGCAAGTGCAGATCATGCAGACCTTGATCCTCGTATTGCAG AGCTTCCTCCGAGACCACTTCTAGAGAAACTAGGCAGGGAGCTTCGTGGTCGTCTG GGTCTAAGATTGTTCAACATAGATATGATTAGAGAGCTTGGAGCAAATGACCGGTACTATATAATTGATATCAACTACTTCCCAG GATATGGGAAAATGCCTGGCTATGAGCACATATTCACCGATTTCTTGCAAAGTCTTGGGCAAAACAAATACCAAAGGTGCTTGAGCGGAGGCTGA